In the Flagellimonas sp. HMM57 genome, one interval contains:
- a CDS encoding polysaccharide biosynthesis/export family protein, whose product MYKKSSNFWFFSVIITTLLLSSCASKQDIVYFQDATNFETLINDNNFSPTFKVDDLISIHVSTLNPEASAPFNLVVGVSDDVGANNNAGGGGSQVSYLVDKDGNIDFPVLGKVKVEGLSQEDLRVKLRSLLSDYLKDPIINIRILNFTVTILGEVNRPGTYPVIGEQITILEALGLAGDLNIRGMRKNILVIRDFDGTKVYNRIDLTSKEAMKSPVYYLTQNDVVYVEPNKAAVDASASTAGLTITLSLVGLVLGAATLIVTANR is encoded by the coding sequence ATGTATAAGAAAAGTAGTAATTTTTGGTTTTTCTCTGTAATAATAACAACGTTACTTTTGTCTTCCTGTGCTTCTAAACAGGACATTGTTTATTTTCAGGATGCCACCAACTTTGAAACCCTGATTAATGACAACAATTTTTCACCTACTTTTAAGGTAGATGACTTGATAAGTATACACGTATCCACCTTAAATCCTGAAGCAAGTGCTCCTTTTAATCTGGTTGTTGGAGTTTCAGATGATGTAGGAGCGAATAACAATGCCGGTGGTGGAGGGTCACAAGTTAGCTATTTGGTGGATAAAGATGGCAATATTGATTTTCCAGTGTTGGGAAAAGTAAAAGTGGAAGGACTTTCGCAAGAAGATCTTCGGGTAAAACTAAGGAGTTTATTGTCCGATTATCTTAAAGATCCCATTATAAACATTAGAATCTTGAATTTTACGGTAACGATTTTAGGTGAGGTAAACAGACCGGGCACGTATCCGGTAATCGGAGAGCAAATCACTATATTGGAAGCGTTAGGTCTAGCCGGGGATCTTAATATTAGGGGTATGCGAAAAAATATACTGGTCATAAGGGATTTTGATGGAACGAAAGTGTATAACAGAATAGATTTGACGAGCAAGGAAGCAATGAAGTCCCCTGTGTATTATTTGACACAAAACGATGTAGTTTATGTGGAACCTAACAAGGCGGCCGTAGATGCTTCTGCCTCCACAGCAGGCCTTACGATAACCTTGTCTCTTGTAGGTTTGGTATTGGGTGCTGCTACTCTTATCGTGACCGCTAATAGATAA